In a genomic window of Halobiforma lacisalsi AJ5:
- a CDS encoding IclR family transcriptional regulator, whose translation MANESTHRPVETVETAFDLVDALKERDGAGVSALADELGLAKSTVHRHLRTLEERGLLVREGDDYRLSTWFLDYGVHARNRRPVVEVARPKVDELAAETNEKVWFVLEEHGLGVHVYGAEGKHSVKTHARIGRRTPLHQFAAGKAILAFLREERVAEILDEHGLAGQTHRTITDRDELLEQLEAIRERGYAFNREESVAGVHAVGAPVREEDGTAVGAISVAGPANRLRGELLTDELPDLLLGAANEIEINLAHS comes from the coding sequence ATGGCAAACGAATCGACCCATCGGCCGGTCGAAACCGTCGAGACCGCGTTCGACCTCGTCGACGCGCTCAAGGAGCGCGACGGCGCGGGCGTCTCCGCGCTCGCCGACGAACTCGGGCTCGCCAAGAGCACGGTTCACCGGCACCTGCGGACCCTCGAGGAGCGCGGGCTGCTCGTCCGCGAGGGGGACGACTACCGGCTCAGTACGTGGTTTCTGGATTACGGCGTGCACGCTCGGAACCGCCGGCCGGTCGTCGAGGTCGCCAGACCGAAGGTGGACGAACTCGCCGCGGAGACGAACGAGAAGGTCTGGTTCGTGCTCGAGGAGCACGGGCTGGGCGTCCACGTCTACGGCGCGGAGGGGAAACACTCCGTCAAGACCCACGCCCGGATCGGTCGACGGACGCCGTTGCACCAGTTCGCCGCCGGGAAGGCGATCCTGGCGTTCCTCCGGGAGGAGCGCGTCGCCGAGATCCTCGACGAGCACGGATTGGCGGGCCAGACCCACAGGACGATCACCGACCGCGACGAACTGCTCGAGCAACTCGAGGCGATCCGCGAGCGCGGCTACGCGTTCAACCGCGAGGAGTCGGTCGCCGGCGTTCACGCGGTCGGCGCGCCGGTCAGGGAGGAGGACGGGACGGCGGTCGGCGCGATCAGCGTCGCCGGGCCCGCCAACCGCCTGCGGGGTGAACTATTGACCGACGAACTCCCGGACCTCCTGCTCGGGGCGGCCAACGAGATCGAGATCAACCTCGCCCACTCGTAG
- a CDS encoding lipoate--protein ligase family protein, producing MRVFRGRGPTIEADREASACLLEVATGGERAVRVWTPHRQLAFGRRDRRCNGYDRARAAAREAGFPPVERDVGGRAVAYDGETTIAFARAEPIEDFRRGTDERYERLTDDLERALAGLPGLDRERLARDEPPDAFCPGSHSLSTASSGGADPTALAKVAGIAQRVRQDAAIAAGMAVLESAYGALGVPFDPDSVGSIAAAGGPAEPDVVRAALEEALVGDLEPSVEPVAALLDAGETEGS from the coding sequence ATGCGGGTATTTCGGGGCCGCGGGCCGACGATCGAGGCCGACCGCGAGGCGAGCGCGTGCCTGCTCGAGGTCGCGACCGGCGGCGAGCGCGCCGTCCGCGTCTGGACGCCGCACCGGCAACTGGCCTTCGGCAGGCGGGATCGCCGATGCAACGGCTACGACCGGGCTCGAGCGGCCGCGCGTGAGGCAGGGTTTCCGCCGGTGGAGCGCGACGTCGGCGGCCGGGCGGTCGCCTACGACGGTGAGACGACGATAGCGTTCGCCCGCGCCGAACCGATCGAGGACTTCCGACGGGGAACCGACGAGCGGTACGAACGGCTGACCGACGACCTCGAGCGCGCGCTGGCCGGCCTCCCGGGGCTCGATCGAGAGCGGCTGGCGCGGGACGAGCCCCCGGACGCGTTCTGTCCGGGATCACATTCGCTGTCGACGGCGAGCAGTGGGGGTGCCGACCCGACCGCGCTCGCGAAGGTCGCCGGCATCGCCCAGCGGGTCCGACAGGACGCCGCGATCGCGGCCGGCATGGCCGTCCTCGAGTCCGCCTACGGCGCGCTCGGGGTGCCGTTCGATCCCGACTCGGTCGGCTCGATCGCCGCGGCTGGCGGCCCCGCAGAGCCCGACGTCGTCCGGGCGGCGCTCGAGGAGGCGCTCGTCGGCGATCTCGAGCCGTCGGTCGAACCCGTCGCCGCGCTGCTCGACGCGGGCGAGACCGAGGGCTCGTAA
- a CDS encoding DUF5806 family protein: MDGNETTDRSNADNPGPVDADDSGDVDDESAATNPDATESATESSNDSMPGVPDPEPQDDDVPEDVQKYARFKKMDGAQYDRVNEFLRDRTYITAREWAIARLCSDFRTETGVEMTKIGENLPELVPFMTDTYTPQAVNQARASFEEKVRTAGATFLYGAMCDFFTAEELDDVMYESTEVAKFLLEVEGVDLSVEEELEAEERISSVMREVREASEELREEETEEES; encoded by the coding sequence ATGGACGGGAACGAGACGACGGATCGGTCCAATGCCGACAACCCGGGACCGGTGGATGCCGACGACTCGGGCGACGTAGACGATGAGTCGGCAGCTACGAACCCGGACGCGACCGAATCGGCAACCGAGAGCAGCAATGATTCGATGCCCGGCGTACCGGACCCCGAACCGCAGGACGACGACGTGCCGGAAGACGTTCAGAAGTACGCCCGCTTCAAGAAGATGGACGGGGCACAGTACGACCGGGTCAACGAGTTCCTCCGGGACCGCACGTACATCACGGCCCGTGAGTGGGCCATCGCCCGCCTCTGCTCGGACTTCCGGACCGAGACGGGCGTCGAGATGACCAAGATCGGCGAGAACCTGCCCGAACTCGTCCCCTTCATGACCGACACCTACACCCCGCAGGCGGTCAACCAGGCGCGGGCCTCCTTCGAGGAGAAAGTCCGGACGGCCGGCGCGACCTTCCTCTACGGCGCGATGTGTGACTTCTTCACCGCCGAGGAACTCGACGACGTCATGTACGAGTCGACCGAGGTCGCGAAGTTCCTGCTCGAGGTCGAGGGCGTCGACCTCTCGGTCGAGGAGGAACTCGAGGCCGAAGAGCGCATCTCGAGCGTGATGCGCGAGGTCCGTGAAGCGAGCGAGGAGTTGCGGGAGGAAGAAACAGAAGAGGAGAGCTAA
- a CDS encoding beta-propeller domain-containing protein, whose amino-acid sequence MSDRTTLIAIAFAALLVGSVVGAGLAGLAADANAADSTTAGPLGDSSEAELTTFASESEFEEYFRQDRSRAVTLGGPPVVRGSDDVADDVEVEEDAAAGGAPDDAADEAYTTWTDGATDDRRHSETNVQEEALDEPDVLKTDGQSVYYADYRYTSRWSETSVVDVSNPADPEPVASIPLSGELLLVEDTLVVLGDDAAAGYDVSDPADPEQEWREDLGAEIETARLYDGDLYLVLVDRPGSDPCPIEPYGDRAVECTDVVRPDAPADADAVYTAARVDPETGSLESQESVVGSRGLSATYVSENAIYLSYTRTTSQYELLQSYVTSENGSALVDAETRERAAALEDLDISERAKEIEMREIIDDWFDRMDETEREKLQREFDDGLEAHVEAHHRELTTTGIVRIGIDGDLRAEEHGEVPGTPLNQFSMDEHEDHVRIATTIPRSHGVDSENDVYVLDSDLEITGEVTGLGVDERIYSVRFEGDEGHVVTFREIDPFYTLDLSDPTDPVVEGELKLPGFSEYLHPLSDDLVLGVGQEDRQPKVTLFDVSDREDPVELDSEILEDERYSDVSRTHTAFLQDEAHDVFFVPGSDDSYVFGYDGGELEEVARVDVGGHGARAMYVDDYLYVFGEDEVVVLDERTWEEHRRLEL is encoded by the coding sequence ATGAGCGACAGAACGACGCTGATCGCTATCGCCTTCGCGGCGCTGCTCGTGGGGTCGGTCGTCGGTGCCGGCCTCGCGGGGCTGGCCGCCGACGCGAACGCCGCCGACTCGACGACAGCCGGACCGCTCGGCGACTCGAGCGAGGCGGAACTGACGACGTTCGCGTCCGAATCGGAGTTCGAGGAGTACTTCCGGCAGGACCGATCGCGGGCCGTCACGCTCGGCGGCCCGCCGGTCGTCCGCGGGAGCGACGACGTAGCCGACGACGTCGAAGTCGAAGAGGACGCGGCCGCCGGTGGCGCGCCCGACGACGCCGCCGACGAGGCGTACACGACCTGGACCGACGGGGCGACAGACGACCGCCGCCACTCCGAAACGAACGTCCAGGAGGAAGCGCTCGACGAACCGGACGTCCTGAAGACCGACGGGCAGTCGGTCTACTACGCCGACTACCGGTACACCTCGCGCTGGAGCGAGACGAGCGTCGTCGACGTCAGCAATCCCGCCGACCCCGAACCGGTCGCATCGATCCCGCTGTCCGGTGAACTGCTGCTCGTCGAGGATACGCTCGTCGTTCTCGGCGACGACGCGGCCGCCGGCTACGACGTGAGCGATCCGGCCGACCCGGAACAGGAGTGGCGCGAAGACCTCGGCGCGGAGATCGAGACGGCGCGGCTCTACGACGGCGACCTCTACCTCGTGCTCGTCGATCGTCCGGGTAGCGATCCGTGTCCGATCGAACCCTACGGCGACCGCGCCGTCGAGTGTACCGACGTCGTTCGCCCCGACGCGCCTGCTGACGCCGACGCGGTCTACACCGCTGCCCGGGTCGATCCCGAGACGGGAAGCCTCGAGAGCCAGGAGAGCGTCGTCGGCTCCCGCGGGCTGTCGGCGACCTACGTCTCCGAGAACGCGATCTACCTCTCCTATACCCGCACGACCTCCCAGTACGAACTGCTGCAGTCGTACGTGACGAGCGAGAACGGCTCCGCGCTGGTCGACGCCGAGACCCGGGAGCGGGCGGCCGCGCTCGAGGACCTCGACATCTCCGAGCGCGCGAAGGAGATCGAGATGCGCGAGATCATCGACGACTGGTTCGACCGGATGGACGAGACGGAACGGGAGAAACTCCAGCGCGAGTTCGACGACGGCCTCGAAGCCCACGTCGAGGCCCACCATCGGGAACTGACGACGACGGGCATCGTCCGCATCGGGATCGACGGCGACCTGCGCGCCGAGGAACACGGCGAGGTGCCGGGGACGCCGCTGAACCAGTTCTCGATGGACGAACACGAGGACCACGTCCGTATCGCGACCACTATCCCGCGCAGCCACGGCGTCGACTCCGAGAACGACGTCTACGTCCTCGACTCGGATCTCGAGATCACGGGCGAAGTGACCGGTCTGGGCGTCGACGAGCGGATCTACTCCGTGCGCTTCGAGGGGGACGAGGGCCACGTCGTTACTTTCCGAGAGATCGACCCGTTCTACACGCTCGATCTCTCGGATCCGACCGATCCCGTCGTCGAGGGTGAACTCAAACTGCCGGGCTTCTCGGAGTACCTCCACCCGCTCTCCGACGACCTCGTGCTCGGCGTCGGCCAGGAGGACCGCCAGCCGAAGGTGACGCTGTTCGACGTCAGCGACCGCGAAGATCCGGTCGAACTCGACTCGGAGATTCTGGAGGACGAACGCTACAGCGACGTGAGTCGAACGCACACCGCCTTCCTGCAGGACGAGGCCCACGACGTCTTCTTCGTCCCGGGAAGCGACGACAGCTACGTGTTCGGCTACGACGGCGGCGAACTCGAGGAGGTCGCCCGCGTCGACGTCGGCGGCCACGGGGCCCGGGCGATGTACGTCGACGACTACCTCTACGTCTTCGGCGAGGACGAGGTCGTCGTCCTCGACGAACGGACCTGGGAGGAACACCGACGGCTCGAGCTCTAA
- a CDS encoding EthD domain-containing protein gives MYKHVALLVRQDGMSHGEFVDYWQTEHTPIAREIEGVVRYQQVLPTEPEHAEFDGLAELYFEDLEDLHAALGSPGSRDYDPTKEVAARAREDVDNFLAIDERPRFIGEEIVQKDEVDGDTDGLYKHSAFLVRQEGMSHEEFVDYWQENHTPIAREIEGVVKYNTILPTDPENAEFDGVAELYFEDLEKLYDALGSEGSRDYDPDKGKAKEAREDVDNFLAIDERPRFIGRERLVKDET, from the coding sequence ATGTACAAGCACGTCGCACTCCTGGTCCGCCAGGACGGCATGTCCCACGGGGAGTTCGTCGACTACTGGCAGACCGAACACACGCCGATCGCGAGGGAGATCGAAGGCGTCGTTCGCTACCAGCAGGTGCTCCCCACCGAGCCGGAACACGCCGAGTTCGACGGGCTCGCGGAGCTGTACTTCGAGGACCTCGAGGACCTCCACGCCGCGCTGGGCAGCCCCGGATCGCGGGACTACGACCCGACGAAGGAGGTCGCCGCTCGAGCACGAGAGGACGTCGACAACTTCCTGGCGATCGACGAGCGCCCGCGGTTCATCGGCGAGGAGATCGTGCAGAAAGACGAGGTCGACGGCGATACCGACGGCCTCTACAAACACTCGGCGTTTCTCGTCCGTCAGGAGGGGATGAGCCACGAGGAGTTCGTCGACTACTGGCAGGAGAACCACACGCCCATCGCCCGCGAGATCGAGGGCGTCGTGAAGTACAACACGATCCTGCCGACGGACCCCGAGAACGCCGAGTTCGACGGCGTCGCCGAACTGTACTTCGAGGACCTGGAGAAGCTCTACGACGCGCTCGGCAGCGAGGGATCCCGCGACTACGACCCCGACAAAGGCAAGGCGAAGGAGGCCCGCGAGGACGTGGACAACTTCCTCGCGATCGACGAACGGCCGCGGTTCATCGGACGGGAGCGACTCGTGAAAGACGAGACGTGA
- a CDS encoding LLM class flavin-dependent oxidoreductase, giving the protein MQLGTGLFTAQQRPDDDRGTADRYDEIIELTREIEAAGLDSAWVSEHHFAEDEYLSGTMPTLGAMAVATDDLEIGSCVALGPLYDPIRLAEDAATVDGLADGRLTLGLAIGSNPREFDVFGVPREERAERLADLVPFLRGAWSEGKLGYDSEFHDVPTDVPITPGPVDGDVPIMLGGAAKPAVRRAARIGDAWCAPSSLSVEGVRKRVEDIRRVRDEEGIDGDFTIYVLQHGWVGDSREEAWEAMRDGYFYLQRRYAEIFSGESVDELEAERKRELKEGAIFGTPEGVREELETYREALGDDVHFVLRTYYPGVDTEATVDCVHRLGDEVAPEL; this is encoded by the coding sequence ATGCAACTCGGGACTGGCCTCTTTACCGCCCAGCAGCGACCGGACGACGACCGCGGGACGGCCGACCGCTACGACGAGATCATCGAGTTGACCCGCGAGATCGAGGCCGCGGGGCTCGACAGCGCGTGGGTCTCGGAGCACCACTTCGCCGAGGACGAGTACCTCTCGGGAACGATGCCGACCCTCGGCGCGATGGCCGTGGCTACCGACGACCTCGAGATCGGGAGCTGTGTCGCGCTCGGGCCGCTGTACGACCCGATCCGACTGGCGGAGGACGCCGCGACCGTCGACGGGCTCGCCGACGGGCGACTCACGCTCGGGCTCGCGATCGGCTCGAACCCCCGGGAATTCGACGTCTTCGGCGTCCCTCGCGAGGAGCGCGCCGAACGTCTCGCCGACCTCGTCCCGTTCCTGCGGGGGGCCTGGAGCGAGGGCAAACTCGGCTACGACTCCGAGTTCCACGACGTCCCGACCGACGTCCCGATCACGCCCGGCCCCGTCGACGGCGACGTGCCGATCATGCTCGGCGGCGCGGCCAAGCCCGCGGTCCGCCGCGCGGCACGGATCGGGGACGCCTGGTGTGCCCCCTCGTCACTGTCGGTCGAGGGTGTCCGCAAGCGCGTCGAGGACATCCGACGGGTCCGCGACGAAGAGGGGATCGACGGCGACTTCACGATCTACGTGCTCCAGCACGGCTGGGTCGGGGACTCCCGTGAGGAGGCCTGGGAGGCGATGCGGGACGGCTACTTCTACCTCCAGCGCCGCTACGCCGAGATCTTCTCCGGCGAGTCGGTCGACGAACTCGAGGCCGAGCGCAAGCGCGAACTGAAAGAGGGGGCGATCTTCGGCACGCCCGAGGGGGTCCGCGAGGAACTCGAGACCTATCGCGAGGCGCTCGGCGACGACGTCCACTTCGTCCTGCGGACCTACTACCCGGGCGTCGACACCGAGGCGACGGTCGACTGCGTCCACCGGCTGGGCGACGAGGTCGCGCCGGAGCTGTGA
- a CDS encoding DUF7529 family protein, giving the protein MTDRNGSDGGRAASDPRWDELRADAIGIADRYRENGWDALVLEPIAADPVPNAEAEPHPAVDGVEGGTDSAPRGESQPGLEARVSREEYEPLEGLVDADDVTFGDAEVYYRPAESTGGDASDETDLEDRRFVIVVERDGESETAVCLPLAYSIGEARPVLERALVDEELLLRVRADTDEENRWVTFSHEDPSLFLEEADVRRWRNEE; this is encoded by the coding sequence ATGACGGACCGGAACGGCTCCGACGGCGGCCGGGCCGCGTCGGATCCGCGCTGGGACGAACTGCGGGCGGACGCCATCGGCATCGCCGACCGCTACCGCGAGAACGGCTGGGACGCGCTCGTCCTCGAACCGATCGCGGCGGACCCGGTGCCGAACGCGGAGGCGGAACCGCACCCCGCCGTCGACGGCGTCGAGGGAGGAACCGACTCCGCTCCGCGGGGCGAGTCCCAACCCGGCCTCGAGGCGCGGGTCTCGCGCGAGGAGTACGAGCCGCTCGAGGGACTGGTCGACGCCGACGACGTGACGTTCGGCGACGCGGAGGTGTACTACCGGCCGGCGGAGTCGACCGGGGGAGACGCGAGCGACGAAACCGACCTCGAGGACCGCCGGTTCGTCATCGTCGTCGAACGCGACGGCGAGAGCGAGACCGCGGTCTGTCTCCCGCTGGCCTACTCGATCGGCGAGGCGCGGCCGGTCCTCGAGCGTGCACTCGTCGACGAGGAACTGCTGCTCCGCGTCCGCGCGGATACGGACGAGGAAAACCGGTGGGTCACGTTCTCCCACGAGGATCCGTCGCTGTTCCTCGAGGAGGCGGACGTGCGACGCTGGCGAAACGAGGAGTGA
- a CDS encoding thiolase family protein — MTQTPVVAKAVRTPQGKEDGAFADVRSEDLSVPLIDEILAETGLSGEEIDDLMWGCAQQRGEQGNNVARVISLLSELGESVPATTINRWCASSMQAVISAADAIAAGNRDAIIAGGVENMSRVSMGENTHNVHPRMAELYNMGELQMGMTAENVAEEFDISREQQDEYAARSQQRATEATEEGRFDDEIVPIETDDGTVSEDEGIRPGTTPEKLAELPTVFKSDGTVTPGNASQISDGASALLVTSEAFAEEHDLEILAEVGMNNVAGVDPTIMGTGPVPATRGLLERNGRDIDEYDLVELNEAFASQSIYSRDELGIDPEIFNVNGGAIAIGHPLGASGARLPVTLIHELQKRGGGLGLATLCVGFGQGAAIEFEVN, encoded by the coding sequence ATGACACAGACGCCAGTCGTCGCGAAGGCGGTTCGAACCCCACAGGGCAAAGAAGACGGCGCGTTCGCGGACGTCCGCAGCGAGGACCTTTCGGTGCCGCTGATCGACGAAATCCTCGCCGAGACCGGCCTCTCCGGTGAGGAAATCGACGACCTGATGTGGGGCTGTGCCCAGCAGCGCGGCGAGCAGGGCAACAACGTGGCGCGGGTCATTTCGCTCCTCTCGGAACTCGGCGAGAGCGTCCCCGCGACGACGATCAACCGCTGGTGTGCCTCCTCGATGCAGGCGGTCATCTCCGCGGCCGACGCCATCGCGGCCGGCAACCGCGACGCCATCATCGCCGGCGGCGTCGAGAACATGAGCCGCGTTTCGATGGGGGAGAACACCCACAACGTCCACCCCCGGATGGCCGAACTGTACAACATGGGCGAACTCCAGATGGGGATGACCGCCGAGAACGTCGCCGAGGAGTTCGACATCAGCCGCGAGCAGCAGGACGAGTACGCCGCCCGGAGCCAGCAACGCGCCACCGAAGCGACCGAGGAAGGACGCTTCGACGACGAGATCGTCCCGATCGAGACCGACGACGGCACCGTCTCCGAGGACGAGGGCATCCGCCCCGGCACGACCCCCGAGAAACTCGCCGAACTCCCGACCGTCTTCAAATCCGACGGCACCGTCACGCCCGGCAACGCCTCCCAGATCTCCGACGGCGCGTCCGCCCTGCTGGTCACCAGCGAGGCCTTCGCCGAGGAGCACGACCTCGAGATCCTCGCCGAGGTCGGCATGAACAACGTCGCCGGCGTCGACCCGACGATCATGGGGACCGGTCCGGTGCCCGCGACGCGTGGCCTGCTCGAGCGTAACGGTCGCGACATCGACGAGTACGACCTCGTCGAACTGAACGAGGCCTTCGCGAGCCAGTCGATCTACTCCCGTGACGAACTCGGTATCGATCCCGAAATCTTCAACGTCAACGGCGGTGCGATCGCGATCGGCCACCCGCTCGGCGCGTCCGGCGCGCGCCTCCCCGTCACGCTGATCCACGAGCTTCAGAAGCGCGGCGGCGGCCTCGGCCTGGCGACGCTGTGTGTCGGCTTCGGCCAGGGTGCGGCGATCGAGTTCGAAGTCAACTGA
- a CDS encoding M24 family metallopeptidase, whose product MTFDDRSFMEGTRGTRAVDWEQRIDTQRLRRERKERALERLRDSDLGAMLLLSDPNIRYVTGLAMTGGSGADHYTLLTEAGDVVHWDTADHASNQRFNCPWLHDIRYACPGLGNVPRASGRDSARRFLLETMAEGVAEAAAEYGVADEKLGVDVGNRGLLEALEGEGLETDVETCTAVMEDARKVKTEDEIECLRQVAAICEAGFQRITEAAKPGMRENEVWGDAVQELWRHGAFVGGGYLTSGPNTWPKHQANTTDRAIRPGDLVYADFYNVGYLGYRSCYYRTFSMGEPTEEQKAAYETARDNLYDVLERIEPGATTDEIAQGFPDMAGEHADYYDADEHWQLTTNHWAHGLGLQLYEVPLIWRGLSPDHPIEIEEGMTMAVETQEPAGRQGVRVEEMVVVRENGVEILSQWPVEEITVIDY is encoded by the coding sequence ATGACGTTTGACGACCGCTCGTTCATGGAGGGCACTCGCGGTACCCGGGCCGTCGACTGGGAACAGCGGATCGACACACAGCGGCTCCGCAGGGAGCGCAAGGAACGAGCCCTCGAGCGACTCCGGGACTCCGATCTGGGCGCGATGCTCCTGCTCTCGGACCCTAACATCCGGTACGTGACCGGGCTGGCGATGACCGGCGGCAGCGGGGCCGACCACTACACCCTGTTGACCGAGGCGGGCGACGTCGTCCACTGGGACACGGCCGACCACGCGAGCAACCAGCGGTTCAACTGCCCGTGGCTCCACGACATCCGGTACGCCTGTCCCGGACTCGGGAACGTCCCCCGCGCCTCCGGCCGCGACTCCGCGCGCCGGTTCCTGCTCGAGACGATGGCCGAGGGCGTCGCCGAGGCGGCGGCCGAGTACGGCGTCGCCGACGAGAAACTCGGCGTCGACGTCGGCAACCGCGGGTTGCTCGAGGCCCTCGAGGGAGAGGGGCTCGAGACGGACGTCGAGACCTGTACCGCGGTCATGGAGGACGCCCGCAAGGTCAAGACTGAGGACGAGATCGAGTGTCTCCGGCAGGTCGCCGCCATCTGCGAAGCCGGCTTCCAGCGGATCACAGAGGCCGCGAAGCCCGGGATGCGCGAGAACGAGGTGTGGGGCGACGCAGTCCAGGAACTGTGGCGCCACGGCGCGTTCGTCGGCGGCGGCTACCTCACGTCGGGGCCGAACACGTGGCCGAAACACCAGGCGAACACCACCGATCGGGCCATCCGGCCGGGCGATCTCGTCTACGCCGACTTCTACAACGTCGGCTACCTCGGTTACCGATCGTGTTACTACCGCACGTTCTCGATGGGCGAGCCAACCGAAGAACAGAAAGCGGCCTACGAGACCGCCCGGGACAATCTCTACGACGTCCTGGAGCGGATCGAACCCGGCGCGACCACCGACGAGATCGCGCAGGGGTTCCCGGACATGGCGGGCGAGCACGCCGACTACTACGACGCCGACGAGCACTGGCAGCTGACGACCAACCACTGGGCCCACGGGCTCGGCCTCCAGCTCTACGAGGTGCCACTGATCTGGCGGGGGCTCTCGCCCGATCACCCGATCGAGATCGAGGAGGGGATGACGATGGCCGTCGAGACCCAGGAGCCCGCGGGCCGTCAGGGGGTCCGCGTCGAGGAGATGGTCGTCGTCCGCGAAAACGGCGTGGAGATCCTGAGCCAGTGGCCGGTCGAGGAGATCACCGTGATCGACTACTGA
- a CDS encoding amidohydrolase family protein, producing MGSPSVLEEPRAIDMHAHQPTSEFLHDAGGQMMRDAADRFGTELETDTYENMLEEYRAAGVDRAVLLGWDAETNTGNPPVPNDYVAEVRDEYDDFFIGFGSVDPLKDDCVEEAIRCVEDLDLSGFKFQQIAQGFDPSDPEHENLWSTIEDLGVPVVFHGGNSTLGACSPGGRGLKIKYGNPMLIDDVAANHPELRILIAHPAYPWEKEQLAICQQKGNVYMDLSGWMPRYIDDQVLHYAKTLLSDTVMFGTDYPMLEPGPWLEQFAELDFDEEVQRKILWENAHEFFAECGISID from the coding sequence ATGGGTTCGCCTTCAGTGCTCGAGGAGCCGCGGGCCATCGACATGCACGCTCACCAGCCGACCAGCGAGTTCCTCCACGACGCCGGCGGGCAGATGATGCGCGACGCCGCCGACAGATTCGGCACGGAACTCGAGACCGACACCTACGAGAACATGCTCGAGGAGTACCGCGCCGCGGGGGTCGACCGGGCCGTCCTGCTCGGGTGGGACGCCGAGACGAACACCGGGAACCCGCCCGTCCCGAACGACTACGTCGCCGAGGTACGCGACGAGTACGACGACTTCTTCATCGGGTTCGGCTCCGTCGACCCGCTCAAGGACGACTGCGTCGAGGAGGCGATCCGCTGCGTCGAGGATCTGGACCTCTCCGGGTTCAAGTTCCAGCAGATCGCTCAGGGGTTCGACCCCTCCGATCCGGAACACGAGAACCTGTGGTCGACCATCGAGGATCTGGGCGTCCCCGTCGTCTTCCACGGCGGCAACTCGACGCTCGGGGCGTGTTCGCCCGGCGGTCGCGGCCTGAAGATCAAGTACGGCAACCCGATGCTGATCGACGACGTGGCGGCGAACCACCCCGAGTTGCGGATTCTCATCGCCCACCCCGCCTACCCCTGGGAGAAGGAACAACTCGCCATCTGCCAGCAGAAGGGCAACGTCTACATGGACCTATCGGGGTGGATGCCCCGCTACATCGACGATCAGGTGCTTCACTACGCGAAGACGCTGCTGTCGGACACGGTCATGTTCGGCACCGACTACCCGATGCTCGAGCCCGGACCATGGCTCGAGCAGTTCGCCGAACTCGACTTCGACGAGGAGGTTCAGCGGAAAATCCTCTGGGAGAACGCCCACGAGTTCTTCGCGGAATGCGGAATCTCGATCGACTGA